The nucleotide window AATTCACAGGAAATTCACAATTGTGAATTAATCTTATGTTTAATATAGTTATCGAGAAATTTCTTTACTGAAAACGTACATAAGAATGAAAAAAATCCGACAACAGGATGTAAAAAAGTGAAGAAGCGGAAAAGCATTAATGGAAAAACAGTAAAAGGACTAAGAAGCAATAAAAGGACTAAGAAGCAATAAAAGGACTGAAAAGCAATAGAAAGACTGAAAAACAGTAAAAGGACTGAGAAGCAATAAAAGGACTGAAAAGCAATAGAAAGACTGAAAAACAGTAAAAGAACCGAAAAACAATAAAAAAGCTCTAAAAGCAGTAAACGAACTGACAAAGTCCGGCTTTATGCTTCAGATTCTTCTTTATTATCAACTTTACCTTCAAGTTTTATCTTCTGTTTCATCCTCTGCATGTTCTTCCTGACTACAACCGTTGTTGCACTTATTTTCAATTCCTCTGGCACTTACACAGATCTCACAGATTCTTGCTACAAAGTCATCAACTCTGTTCTCAATCAGGTCCTGAGCAAGCTTTTCGATCAGTTCTTTAGTTTCGCCCTGAAACTCGATTCTGTATCCTCTTTTTCCCGAAATATACTGGGAAACTGCCGATGGAGCAATCTCCAGCAACTTTGCAGATGCTGCCTGTGACTGTCCTTTTTTTACGAGTTCGATTGCAAGACTGGCCCTTATTGCGGGGACCAGATCCCACACAATCTTCTGACACGGAGTTTCCATAATTACCATCACTTTTTGAGATATTACAATTTTTGAAATTTTACAATTGAAAGCAAATATGTCTGGTATACATATAAATTATTATCATTGGAAAAAACAATAATGAGATCCCTGGACAGCTTTCTTGGAAATGAAACTTTGAGAAAAATGGCTCGATTTTTAGCAATTAAAAAAGTTTCCGAAAAGATTCAAAGTGTTTCTGAAAAGATTCAAAGTGTTTCTGAAAAGATTCAAAGTGTTTCTGAAAAGATTCAAAAAAGCTCCTGGAAAGATTTCTGGACTCTTTCTGTATATCTGTGATTTTTTTCCTGGTGTCTTACGATAAAACTTATATATTCACAATTGTTATTGTTTATTCACGATTGTGAAGGTGTGAGTGTGACCACTGAAAAAAAGACCGTTTACATGGACAACTCGGCTACAACTCCTGTAAGAAAAGAAGTTGTCGAAGAGATGCTTCCGTACATGACTGAAAATTTCGGAAACCCTTCTTCGATTTATGAGATCGGAAAAATCTCAAAACATGCAATAGACAAAGCGAGAAAAAAGGTTGCGGATGCTCTCGGAGCTGAAGAAAACGAGATCTATTTCACATCAGGAGGTACTGAATCCGATAACTGGGCAATTAAGGGGATAGCTTTTGCAAACCGGAATAAAGGAAAACACATAATCACCTCTTCTATCGAACACCATGCAGTCCTGCATACCTGTGCCTGGCTTGAAGGGCAGGGCTTTGAGGTAACATACCTTCCTGTAGACAAATACGGAATGGTATCCCCTGATGAAGTGAAGAAGGCAGTTCGAGCCGATACCATCCTTATTTCCATAATGCTTGCAAACAATGAAATAGGGACAATCCAGCCTGTAGAGGAAATAGGAAAAATCGCTAAAGAGAACCGGATCTATTTCCATACGGATGCAGTGCAGGCAATAGGCCATGTCCCTATTGATGTCAATAAAATGGATATTGACCTTCTGTCACTTTCAGGTCATAAGTTCGAAGGTCCAAAAGGCTGCGGAGCTCTCTACATTCGAAAAGGGACAAAAATAGATATTCTTCTGCACGGCGGAGCTCAGGAAAGAAAGCGCAGGGCCGGAACCGAGAACGTCCCTGCCATTGTGGGCCTTGGAAAAGCTATAGAGCTCGCAACAGCCGAAATTGAAGAATCAAATAAAACCCTGCTTGAACTGAGAGAGCGCCTTATTAAAGGCCTTCTGAAAATCCCAAAAACTCACCTCAATGGGCATCCCACACAGAGGCTTGCAAATAATGTGAATATCACTTTTGAATACATAGAAGGCGAATCGCTTCTGCTGCTATTGAACGCAAAAGGAGTTTTTGCATCTACTGGGAGTGCATGTAACTCTTCTTCTCTTGAACCTTCACATGTGCTTACGGCTTGCGGAGTCCCACACGAAATCGTTCACGGGTCACTAAGGCTTAGCCTCGGAAGGATGAATTCAGAACAAGATGTGGACAGAGTACTTGAGGCTGTGCCTGAGATCGTACAGAAATTGAGAAATATGTCCCCACTTACCCCTAAAGATTACAGGACTATTTGAGGGGCAACTGTTTACGATATTGGATTAACTGAAGTCGTTTTAAAAGTTTTATTACTATTGAATGTTTTTGAGTAACCGAAAACTGATAGAACATAATTGAAAAATAGTATTGGAGGACCGTTCATGGACTACAGCCTTAAAGTAATGGATCATTTTTCAAACCCGAGAAACATGGGAAGTATTGAGAACAGTGATAGCATAGGAGAGGTTGGAAACGCGAAGTGCGGAGATATAATGAAAATCTACCTCAAGGTTGAGGATGATAGGATTGTGGATGTGAAGTTCCAGACCTTTGGATGCGGAGCTGCAATCGCATCGAGCAGTATGGCAACTGAAATGATTAAGGGAAAAACACTGGAAGAGGCCTGGAAACTTTCAAATAAAGCTGTTGCAGAAGCTCTTGACGGACTTCCTCCGATAAAAATGCACTGTTCAATGCTTGCAGAAGAGGCAATACATGAGGCAATTAATGATTATCTAAAGAAAAAAGGGCTTGAGCCGTGGACAGAGTAGGAGTAATTCAATTCTGTTCGGACTAAACGGGTTTAAAAATAGTCTATTAAAGAATTTATGAAAAAGAAATTATTGAATTACCTGTCAAAAAGAGATTATTGAACTACCTGTCAAAAAGAGATTATTGAATTACCTGTCAAAAAGAGACTACTCAATTACCTGTCAAAAGAGATTGTTATGGAAAACGAGTCAATTATAGAAGAGATAAAAAAACTTAAAGTCGAAAGGAACGCAGTTATCCTTTCCCACTTTTACACTCGTAGCGAAGTTCAGGAAGTTGCGGACTTTGTCGGAGATTCGCTCTCCCTTTGCAAAGCTGCAGTTAATTCAAAAGCCGATGTTATAGTTTTTGCAGGCGTTCACTTCATGGCAGAATCGGCAGCAATAATTTCTCCTCAAAAGACAGTCCTTTTACCCGTACCTGATGCAGGCTGCCCTATGGCTGATATGATCACTGCGGACTCTCTGCGTGCTGCAAAAGAAGAGCATCCTGAAGCCTCAGTCGTATGCTATGTAAACAGTTCGGCAGCCGTAAAGGCCGAATCCGATATCTGCTGTACGTCAGCAAACGCGATGAATGTGGTAAATTCAATTGAAGATAGGGAAATTATATTTATTCCGGACAAAAACCTGGGAACTTTTGTATCTCTTCATACTGATAAAAAGATACATCTCTGGAACGGGTTCTGCCATGTTCATGATAACATTCGTGATGAAAATATGCAGGAATTAAAAAAGCTTCATCCTGATGCTGAATTTCTTGCACATCCGGAATGCAGGCCTGAAGTCCTGAAGTTTGCAGACCGGATTCTCAGTACCTCAGGAATAGTAAAAGAAGTGGAAGGTTCAGGTTCCACGGAATTCATAATCGGGACCGAAATGGAGATTGTTAGAAGCCTGAAAAAGAAGTACCCGGATAAGAAGTTCTATCCTGCCTCAGAGAAGACTTTTTGCTACAATATGAAGAAAATAACTCTTGAGGCTATTCTGAACAGCTTGCAGAATATGGAATATGAAATTCATGTTCCGGATAATATAAGGGTCAAAGCCAGAAAAGCCCTGGACAGGATGCTTGAGATTAGCAGGTCCTGAAATGTAAATGGCAAAGGGAAAAACAGGGGCTTCAGACTCTTTTTCTTAATTTTTCACGAAAATAACCTTCCACAAAAAATTTTCCGAGACTTGCAAATCTGTGCGGGATATATTATTAGAGATAATTATTTATACTTTGATTTATTATTATAGGTAATTGTCGGTATTAACATTTATCGCTTAACAGGTAGTTATTTATATTATGTTCACAATTGTGAAGAAATTGTCACAATTGTGAACAAGTGCAAGTAGATTGTGAACACATGCAAAAAGAGAAAAATCGTCAGGATGGCAGAGTGGTGATGCTTCCGGCTGCAACCCGGAATTATGTGAGTTCGATTCTCACTCCTGACTTTTCCAAAAGCTTGAACTAAATTAAAAAGTTGGTTAAAGTCGAATAAAGTTTGTTAAAACCAAATAAAAGTTGGTTAAAGCCAAATAAAAGTTTGTTAAAGCCAAATAAAAGTTTGTTAAAGCCAAATAAAGTTGGTTAAAGCTAAATAAAGTTGGTTAAAGCCGAATAAAGACGAACTTAAAAGATGCTGAGAAATAGTATGTAGGGGTAGCAAAGAAATTTGGGCTGGAGATGAGATAAAATGACGGATGAAAACAGAAATCTGAACGAAAAAGAAGACAAGGAAAACCGGGAAAGTCAGAAAACAAAAAGTCGGGAAAAAAAGAAGTCAGAAAGCCTTGGAGTTTCTACCCTTGCAGTGCATGCAGGTGCAAAGCCTGATCCGACTACAGGGGCAAGATCAGTTCCGATTTATCAAACTGCAGCGTATGTATTTAAAGATGCTGAGGAAGCTGCCAACCTCTTCGGGCTCAGGAAAGAAGGCAATATTTATACTCGTCTTATGAACCCCACAACAGATGTTTTTGAAAAAAGGATGGCTGCCCTTGAAGGAGGCATAGGCGCCCTTGCAGTAGCTTCAGGAATGGCTGCAATTACAACCGCTCTGCTCACTTTTACAAAACCAGGAGACGAGATAATTTCAGGGGATAAGCTTTACGGAGGAACCTATGAGCTTTTTAACTATACTTTTCCCAAACTGGGAAGGACTGTAAAATTCGTAGACGTAGGTAAGCCTGAAGAATTCAAAAATACAATCTCCGAAAAAACAAAAGCACTTTATGTGGAATCGATAGGAAATCCCGGACTTGACGTTCCTGATTTTGAAAAACTCGCAGGGATTGCCCATGCTGCAGGAATTCCCCTTGTTGTGGACAATACGGTTTCTCCTTTGATCTTAAGGCCAATTGAACACGGAGTTGATATTGTTGTATATTCGGCAACCAAATTCATTGGCGGTCATGGTACTTCCATCGGAGGGATAATTGTTGACTCAGGAAACTTTGACTGGAACTCTGAAAAATTTCCTGAAATCTGCGAGCCTGATCCCGGATACCATGGTCTGAAGTATAAGGAAGCCTTTGGAAAGGCTGCTTTTATTGCAAAAGCAAGAGTACAGTTCATAAGAGATACAGGAGCCTGCATTTCTCCTTTTAACTCGTTTCTGTTTACCCTTGGGCTTGAAACTCTGCCACTCAGAATGAAGAAACATTGTGACAACGCCCTTGAAATTGCAAAATTTCTGGAAAAACATCCGAAAGTTTCCTGGGTTTCGTATCCAGGGCTTGAATCCCACGGCAGTCATGAACTTGCAAAGAAATATCTTAAATCAGGAAACGGTGCACTAATAGGTTTTGGAATCAAAGGCGGAGTGAAGGAATGCAAAACGTTTATCGAGGGGCTTGAGATCTTTTCCCACCTTGCAAATATCGGGGATGCAAAAAGCCTTGTAATCCATCCGGCTTCAACTACCCATGAGCAGCTATCAAAGGAAGAGCAGGCAGCCTGTGGAGTAACTGAGGATTTTATCAGGCTTTCCATAGGAATTGAAGATGCAAAGGACCTGATTTTCGATATTGAGCAGGCACTTTCCGAGGTATGAGTATGGAGATCCCGACCCAGGTTCCTCATTTTAAAAACCTTTTTTCGGGAAAAAAAGGCCAGAATCTTGGGATAGTCAGTTCAATGAACTATGAAATTCCTGGAATTTTCAAGCTCGAGAGTGGAAAGACGCTATCTCATGTCAGGATAGAGTATGAGATGTATGGGAAGATGAACCAGGATAAGAGTAATGTTATCCTGATCTGCCATGCCCTTACAGGTGATGCCCATGCTGCCGGATTTCATGCAGGTGACAAAAAACCAGGTTGGTGGAACATCGTAATCGGCCCTAACAAAGCATTTGATACGGAGAAATATTGCATCATCTGTTCAAATATAATAGGGGGATGTAAAGGTTCTACAGGCCCTTCTTCCATCAGCCCCGAAACAGGAAAGCCCTACGGTATTTCTTTTCCTATACTTACTATCGCAGATATGGTAAATGCCCAGAAAAAGCTTGTCGAGCATCTGGGTGTAAAACAACTTTTTGCAGTTGCAGGCGGCTCAATGGGCGGAATGCAGGTACTTCAGTGGACGGTTAGTTACCCTGAAATGGTGAAAAAAGCAATTGCGATCGCAACAACTGCATCCACGACCCCTCAGCAAATCGCATTCGGAGCAATCGGAAGAAAAGCGATAACCGATGACCCAAAATGGAATGGAGGGAATTATTACGGAAAGAAAATCCCTGCACAGGGACTGGCGCTTGCCCGCATGATAGGACATATTACGTACTTAAGCGATGCTTCTATGCAAAAGAAGTTCGGAAGGGCTCAGCAGGAGAAAGCAGACCCTGATCTATCAAAGATACATCTGGAAGCCCCTTCAGAAACTTCTTCAAGAATCTCATCAGAAGCTTTATCCGAAACCTATTCAGAAGTCTCTTCAGAAACCTATTCAGAAATTTTCCCTGACAATTTTTCGAATTTTCAGGTTGAAAGTTATCTGAATCACCAGGGAGATACTTTTACAAAACGTTTTGATGCCAATTCTTATCTTTATATTACAAAAGCCGTGGATTTCTTTGACCTTTCGGAGAACGGGTCTCTTATAGAGGGTTTTTCCGGGGTTACTGCAAAATATCTTGTGATTTCCATAACTTCAGACTGGCTCTATCCTCCATATCAATCCCAGGAAATCGTATCTGCGCTCACTGCAAACGGAGTTGATGCAAAGTACGAGGAAATCAGGTCCCAGTACGGGCATGATGCTTTTTTGCTCGAAGAAGGACAGCTCAACTACCTTATAAGGGGCTTTCTTTCACAGATTCTTGTAAGCGACATTATGTACCAGAACTTCTATTCGGTTTCCAGACACGAAACGATAGAAAACGCTTCAACCCTTATGGTAAAGAAGAAAGTAAACCATCTTCCTGTAGTATCCGAAGACGGAAAGCTTGAAGGCATAGTCACTTCCTGGGACATTACAAAAGCGGTTGCCTGTAAAATCACTGAACTGGATGAAATAATTACCCGCGACGTGAA belongs to Methanosarcina barkeri 3 and includes:
- a CDS encoding transcriptional regulator, yielding METPCQKIVWDLVPAIRASLAIELVKKGQSQAASAKLLEIAPSAVSQYISGKRGYRIEFQGETKELIEKLAQDLIENRVDDFVARICEICVSARGIENKCNNGCSQEEHAEDETEDKT
- the nifS gene encoding cysteine desulfurase NifS, with protein sequence MDNSATTPVRKEVVEEMLPYMTENFGNPSSIYEIGKISKHAIDKARKKVADALGAEENEIYFTSGGTESDNWAIKGIAFANRNKGKHIITSSIEHHAVLHTCAWLEGQGFEVTYLPVDKYGMVSPDEVKKAVRADTILISIMLANNEIGTIQPVEEIGKIAKENRIYFHTDAVQAIGHVPIDVNKMDIDLLSLSGHKFEGPKGCGALYIRKGTKIDILLHGGAQERKRRAGTENVPAIVGLGKAIELATAEIEESNKTLLELRERLIKGLLKIPKTHLNGHPTQRLANNVNITFEYIEGESLLLLLNAKGVFASTGSACNSSSLEPSHVLTACGVPHEIVHGSLRLSLGRMNSEQDVDRVLEAVPEIVQKLRNMSPLTPKDYRTI
- the nifU gene encoding Fe-S cluster assembly scaffold protein NifU, translated to MDYSLKVMDHFSNPRNMGSIENSDSIGEVGNAKCGDIMKIYLKVEDDRIVDVKFQTFGCGAAIASSSMATEMIKGKTLEEAWKLSNKAVAEALDGLPPIKMHCSMLAEEAIHEAINDYLKKKGLEPWTE
- the nadA gene encoding quinolinate synthase NadA, with the translated sequence MELPVKKRLLNYLSKEIVMENESIIEEIKKLKVERNAVILSHFYTRSEVQEVADFVGDSLSLCKAAVNSKADVIVFAGVHFMAESAAIISPQKTVLLPVPDAGCPMADMITADSLRAAKEEHPEASVVCYVNSSAAVKAESDICCTSANAMNVVNSIEDREIIFIPDKNLGTFVSLHTDKKIHLWNGFCHVHDNIRDENMQELKKLHPDAEFLAHPECRPEVLKFADRILSTSGIVKEVEGSGSTEFIIGTEMEIVRSLKKKYPDKKFYPASEKTFCYNMKKITLEAILNSLQNMEYEIHVPDNIRVKARKALDRMLEISRS
- a CDS encoding O-acetylhomoserine aminocarboxypropyltransferase/cysteine synthase family protein; this translates as MTDENRNLNEKEDKENRESQKTKSREKKKSESLGVSTLAVHAGAKPDPTTGARSVPIYQTAAYVFKDAEEAANLFGLRKEGNIYTRLMNPTTDVFEKRMAALEGGIGALAVASGMAAITTALLTFTKPGDEIISGDKLYGGTYELFNYTFPKLGRTVKFVDVGKPEEFKNTISEKTKALYVESIGNPGLDVPDFEKLAGIAHAAGIPLVVDNTVSPLILRPIEHGVDIVVYSATKFIGGHGTSIGGIIVDSGNFDWNSEKFPEICEPDPGYHGLKYKEAFGKAAFIAKARVQFIRDTGACISPFNSFLFTLGLETLPLRMKKHCDNALEIAKFLEKHPKVSWVSYPGLESHGSHELAKKYLKSGNGALIGFGIKGGVKECKTFIEGLEIFSHLANIGDAKSLVIHPASTTHEQLSKEEQAACGVTEDFIRLSIGIEDAKDLIFDIEQALSEV
- a CDS encoding homoserine O-acetyltransferase, coding for MEIPTQVPHFKNLFSGKKGQNLGIVSSMNYEIPGIFKLESGKTLSHVRIEYEMYGKMNQDKSNVILICHALTGDAHAAGFHAGDKKPGWWNIVIGPNKAFDTEKYCIICSNIIGGCKGSTGPSSISPETGKPYGISFPILTIADMVNAQKKLVEHLGVKQLFAVAGGSMGGMQVLQWTVSYPEMVKKAIAIATTASTTPQQIAFGAIGRKAITDDPKWNGGNYYGKKIPAQGLALARMIGHITYLSDASMQKKFGRAQQEKADPDLSKIHLEAPSETSSRISSEALSETYSEVSSETYSEIFPDNFSNFQVESYLNHQGDTFTKRFDANSYLYITKAVDFFDLSENGSLIEGFSGVTAKYLVISITSDWLYPPYQSQEIVSALTANGVDAKYEEIRSQYGHDAFLLEEGQLNYLIRGFLSQILVSDIMYQNFYSVSRHETIENASTLMVKKKVNHLPVVSEDGKLEGIVTSWDITKAVACKITELDEIITRDVKYVFSGDKIETASSIMEDYSISALPVIDSENRVIGMVTSESISALIGKFG